A stretch of the Rhinoderma darwinii isolate aRhiDar2 chromosome 3, aRhiDar2.hap1, whole genome shotgun sequence genome encodes the following:
- the FOXB1 gene encoding forkhead box protein B1 produces the protein MPRPGRNTYSDQKPPYSYISLTAMAIQSSQEKMLPLSEIYKFIMDRFPYYRENTQRWQNSLRHNLSFNDCFIKIPRRPDQPGKGSFWALHPSCGDMFENGSFLRRRKRFKVMKSDHLAPTKPSDAAQYLQQQAKLRLSALAASGTHLPQMSTYNLGVSQTSSFKHPFAIENIIAREYKMPGGLAFSTMPPMSAAYPLHNQLTTVGSSIGTGWPHMYSSSMIDTTSPISMANSDYSMSAYGVPIKPLCHGGQTLPAIPVPIKATPAAMPTLPALPTHIPAILSNSSPSLSPTSPQTATSQSSPATPSETLTSPPIALLSVAVH, from the coding sequence ATGCCTCGACCAGGAAGAAACACATACAGTGATCAAAAGCCCCCTTACTCATATATCTCATTGACGGCCATGGCTATCCAAAGCTCCCAGGAGAAGATGCTGCCCCTGAGTGAAATCTACAAATTCATCATGGACAGATTTCCTTACTACAGAGAGAATACTCAAAGATGGCAGAACTCTCTGAGACATAACTTGTCCTTCAATGACTGTTTCATCAAGATCCCAAGGAGACCAGATCAGCCTGGCAAGGGGAGTTTCTGGGCACTTCATCCAAGTTGTGGTGATATGTTTGAAAATGGTAGTTTCCTACGGCGTAGGAAGAGGTTCAAGGTAATGAAATCGGACCATCTTGCCCCTACTAAGCCATCAGATGCAGCACAGTACCTGCAGCAACAAGCAAAGCTTAGGCTTAGTGCTTTGGCTGCCTCTGGCACCCATTTGCCACAGATGTCAACATATAACTTGGGGGTCTCACAAACATCCAGTTTTAAACATCCCTTTGCTATTGAGAATATAATTGCCAGAGAATATAAAATGCCAGGAGGACTTGCCTTTTCCACAATGCCACCAATGTCAGCTGCCTACCCTCTTCACAACCAATTGACTACAGTTGGAAGCTCCATTGGCACTGGTTGGCCCCATATGTACAGTTCCAGCATGATAGACACTACCTCACCTATATCAATGGCTAACAGTGATTACAGTATGAGTGCTTATGGAGTTCCCATCAAGCCACTCTGCCATGGAGGACAGACTTTGCCTGCTATCCCAGTTCCTATCAAAGCTACACCAGCAGCTATGCCAACACTTCCAGCACTCCCAACACATATCCCAGCTATTTTGTCGAACTCTTCTCCATCATTGAGCCCAACATCTCCTCAAACAGCAACCAGCCAAAGTAGCCCTGCAACGCCTAGTGAAACTCTCACCAGCCCACCCATTGCCCTACTTTCTGTGGCTGTGCATTAA